GGAACTGTGTAAAAAACTGTTCATCAGCTAAGCTTCAATTTTGATGGAATACGTTCATAAGTATCCATATTGTTTTACTGTAATGAATTCAGCCATATACAACATCATTTAGGGAAACAGGCAGAAGATTCATTCCCGTAGCAGTGGAGATTTGTTGTCTAATATTTTGGTGGCCAAGTCTTCATGTATGAATATCTGTACATACTCACTCCAGCTACCTTAAATGTTAATTCTCGCCTTTCATAGAATCATagctttagttttattttgccATCCTACAGTGTTGacactttatttttattcaagtgTTAATACTTGTAATATGACTTTATACTGAGTAGATTAAGTatgagaaatttaattatatctggctctttctacatttttttttccctaGGTGAATGTCAGTGTGTAAATTCATTACACCTTTCATGTAAAAAGGGggacaccttttttttttggacggCAAAAATAACTAGACAAATCCCAGACAAATTCTCCCATTTGAAATAAAGCGATTGGATCTTTCTTATAACTCGGTAAGAATAAttggaatttagtttcattgcAGATTTCTTTCTACTCAAACACTTTAATCATGTGAATTTTTCTACCTAACTCTAATGCATAcacctttgtcattcaaaggaAATTTTTTGATAACTTGCTCCTTACTTATTAACTAGcagtttcagaaaaaaaatcctaGGATATGACAAAATGCTACTACATAATGGAACTGATGGCCATAGATGGTTTTCAAACAAGTTCACCAATGAAACACCCACTAGTTCTTCCAACAttcattaattcattttctcAAGCTCAACCTACTCAAATGCAAAGCAAGTGCATCTCTCACCCTAACAGCACTCTCATCCTCCACTCCATCAAACGAAGGAAGCCCCTCTTCCTTTTCCACCCCTTCATCCGGCATTGCCTCATTGAACTTGAGAACAAAATTATGCAATAAGCAACCAGCAACAAGCACAAAGGGCAAATGCTCAACACAGTCCCGCTTCCACTTCCTGGAAGCCGCGAGAAGCCGCCAGCTGGCACGAAGCCTCGCAAACGCATCCCCAAGCAACCCCATCGCATTGTCATGCGCAGTATTGAAGGCCCTCTCAGCGGAACCAAAACTATCTTCCTCGTTCACTCTATTATAAGGCGTCAAAAGCCAAGGCAAAAGGGGAAAACAAGAATCGCCCAGAATATACTGCGGAATCAAACAACCCTCGCTGAGATTATAAGACGGCCCATTCAACAATTCCTTGGATTCTTCAACCTCACGATAAAGCTTAGTCTCACGCAAAATTGTTTCGGGTTTCATGGTACTTGGCCACCCTGCTGAGACGTCCAGGAACCTTCCTTCGGAATCCACCAAGGCTTGAACCATTAAAGCTCCATTTTCACCCAATAATGAATCGTCGATTTTGAACCTAGCGAATCCTAAAACCCCGAAACAGTTGGGGAGGGAGCTGAACCCGAACCCCACCACGACCCTCTGGGAGTCGGTGCGGAGCTCGAAGAGGTGGCCGAGGTTGTCAGCGAGGGCCTTACAGACGGCGAAGAAGGCGCGGCAGGCGTCCGCCGGGGAGATGGCGAAGCGGCGGGAGACGGCGGGGTAGGGGGCGGCGTGGGCGAGGCGGAAGAGGGCGGCGGCGAGGACGCAGTCGGGGGCGATGTGGGGGAAGGAGGGGGCGAGGGAGGGGGAGAGGAGGTGGAGGAGATGGGAGAAGGTGGGCTTCAACATGCGGAAGGCGTGGAGCCATTGGGAATCGGAGACGGAGCGGAAGCGGCTGAACCAGGAGTCACGGTGCGGCGGAGAGAGAGGCGGAGAGGGAGAGTGGGAGATGATGGATGAGATTAGGGATTCGAGACGGAGGGATTGGGAAGGGAGGAGAACAAGGTCGTTTTGGGAGAGGAAGGACTCTGCTGAGTGTGTTACTCGCCAAATCAAAGCGGCCACGTTTTGGCTTTGGTTTACATTGTGATTCTGGGGTTTCTTCTTGGGCTTGCGCTTTTTGGCCATGCCAGAGGGTGTGGTTTTGTGTTGCCAATGCTGATTTCTTCACTGTTGAAAATGTAGGGATCACAAAACATATAAGGTGAACGACTTCGTCATGTGATTTACTGTGGATCATTAACTTTTAACCATTagatttatcaataaaatcattaaataaatttgctGATTTGTGTAAAGCAAAAAGTAGTTTGGAAGGAAAATACTTGGGACATTAGACTGGAGAGACTAGTTGAATGCTACTTGGGTAAAGCCAAAAATGACTAATGTAAACAATATTTGTATCTTTAAAGAAGTAGTAAAACTTAATGGATTATAAAGAACTGAAGTCTTTgtgaaaaaaacaaatcaatataaaatctTTGTGTTATTGTGTTTTATATCGTTGTGAGACATGATACATGGAGAAGAAGACTTTACATAGAAGAACCTTTGAAGATACAAGAAGGCACCAACAATCTACATAAATTATTCTTGTAAAGTTTCTTGAAATTCTTATAAAGATACAAAGTTCTCAAAATACCTTCTATACCTTGAGAGAAAAGATTAAAAGTGTTGAGTGATATATTTGTCTATAAGACAATCATATATTTTAGTCAGTGTGCAATCTTCTAAcaaattttcttgatttttttaaaccCAATAGTGAATTGGTAGGATAAAAAATACTAAGTTTGAGTTAGAGCTTACAAGTGTAAGAGTCAAAAGTGATAGTAaagaatacttgtaactttgatAAGTTAATCGAACCTTAGTGATTGCTAAAAACTGAACATGGTCTCAAGTTTGAGACAAACCAATATAATTCTTTGTGTACTTCTCTCGTTTGCTTTAACTCACAaaggatttgaattttttatagattttatatcctgttttgttttacaaagaaaactaattttatctcTAAGTATTTTAGGACTTTTTACATCAAACGATAAATGTGCTGTTTGTTTTagataagtttttaaatttctaaaaacacaatttCAAAAAACGTTATTGATAACTACGAAATTGCAATTAATTTAATAGTCAATTTTGGCTACGAATGATTGCAATTTCTTCACTTTATTGttgctttttataaaataatgaagaaattaatatctttgcaGTTTTTTATTAGCAGAACTCAAAAGAAGCAGATTTTAAGTGCTTTAGAGGAAAATTAAGGGAAAATGtgaagaaaaagttgaaaattgAGACAGTTCGCTTAGCGCAAAAGACAGGCCTAGCGTGTCTCTTCGCTTAACGGTCAGCTCACACTTAAAGCGAAGAAAGCCCACGAAGAAGCCTTAAGGCAAGCTTAGCGTGAAAGCCCGCGCTAAGCACAATGTCACCTGGAAATTAAGTTACCTTAGGCCTATAAAAGAAGTAAGAAGCAAAGGAGAAATACACACCAAGACATCGAGACTTAGAgctatctatttaatgcaatgccaatttttattatttttttttctgtattttattGTTACTGTATGACCTGATCATCCATGCATTGATTTTAGGGGTTATAaattgggaaatggtaatttCTAAAGAAATGGGAAATGACATCTAAACAATTCATTGCTAGGTATAGAGTGATTTTGTTTTGCCCCTGCGTACATCTTCATACTtcatgcaatttactattttatccttgcaaagggatttgagtgagagaatagataaatttggtcttcatcatgaggaatcagggttgAGTGTCTTAG
This region of Glycine soja cultivar W05 chromosome 17, ASM419377v2, whole genome shotgun sequence genomic DNA includes:
- the LOC114392222 gene encoding protein ANTAGONIST OF LIKE HETEROCHROMATIN PROTEIN 1-like encodes the protein MAKKRKPKKKPQNHNVNQSQNVAALIWRVTHSAESFLSQNDLVLLPSQSLRLESLISSIISHSPSPPLSPPHRDSWFSRFRSVSDSQWLHAFRMLKPTFSHLLHLLSPSLAPSFPHIAPDCVLAAALFRLAHAAPYPAVSRRFAISPADACRAFFAVCKALADNLGHLFELRTDSQRVVVGFGFSSLPNCFGVLGFARFKIDDSLLGENGALMVQALVDSEGRFLDVSAGWPSTMKPETILRETKLYREVEESKELLNGPSYNLSEGCLIPQYILGDSCFPLLPWLLTPYNRVNEEDSFGSAERAFNTAHDNAMGLLGDAFARLRASWRLLAASRKWKRDCVEHLPFVLVAGCLLHNFVLKFNEAMPDEGVEKEEGLPSFDGVEDESAVRVRDALALHLSRLSLRK